The Streptomyces sp. NL15-2K genome contains a region encoding:
- a CDS encoding DMT family transporter, giving the protein MPVAVAAALAAGVCFAVAGVLQQWAAGARPDEEALTWRLLAHLVRDRWWRYGIGLAVLAYGFQSLALAFGPLSLVQPLIVAELIFAVPLSARLHRMALGPREWLGTLAVAAGLALALVSARPHGGRPGAAELSSWLLILGATVALVCGSLTAARWVSGPWRASATALAAGAVMGVQSVLLAATVDRFRHGPLTALASWLPYAFVVASVGGLLLIQSAFQQGPLAASMTVLDATEPVVAVTVGMTVFGEAIHTGWPVSAITVAGLAVVTAGIATLDSSPLVAALHDRRFDGGGEGSGAG; this is encoded by the coding sequence GTGCCGGTCGCCGTTGCCGCCGCGCTCGCCGCGGGTGTCTGTTTCGCCGTCGCGGGGGTGCTCCAGCAGTGGGCGGCCGGGGCACGGCCGGACGAGGAGGCGCTCACCTGGCGCCTGCTGGCCCATCTGGTACGGGACCGGTGGTGGCGGTACGGCATCGGGCTGGCCGTGCTCGCCTACGGCTTCCAGTCGCTGGCCCTGGCGTTCGGGCCGCTCAGCCTCGTGCAGCCGCTGATCGTCGCCGAGTTGATCTTCGCGGTCCCGCTGTCGGCGCGGCTGCACCGTATGGCACTGGGCCCTCGGGAGTGGCTCGGCACCCTCGCGGTGGCCGCCGGACTGGCGCTGGCCCTGGTCTCCGCGCGTCCGCACGGAGGCCGTCCCGGGGCGGCGGAACTGTCGTCCTGGCTGCTGATCCTGGGCGCGACCGTCGCCCTGGTCTGCGGTTCTCTGACGGCCGCGCGGTGGGTGTCCGGGCCGTGGCGGGCGTCGGCTACCGCGCTGGCGGCCGGAGCGGTCATGGGCGTCCAGTCCGTCCTGCTGGCCGCGACGGTGGACCGGTTCCGGCACGGGCCCCTCACCGCGCTGGCCTCCTGGCTGCCGTACGCGTTCGTCGTCGCGAGCGTGGGCGGGTTGCTGCTGATCCAGAGCGCCTTCCAGCAGGGCCCGCTGGCCGCGAGCATGACGGTGCTCGACGCCACGGAGCCGGTGGTGGCGGTGACGGTGGGCATGACGGTCTTCGGCGAGGCCATCCACACCGGCTGGCCGGTGAGCGCGATCACCGTCGCCGGGCTGGCCGTGGTGACCGCCGGGATCGCGACCCTGGACTCGTCGCCACTGGTGGCCGCACTGCATGACAGGAGATTCGACGGGGGTGGGGAGGGGAGCGGGGCGGGGTGA
- a CDS encoding glycosyltransferase → MTSVAVLVELLRTDTAGGHVKCWERFAESAARLPEPVVGGPDGPGLDLTVYFLGEPERVETLSPRVRLVMLPPVLSTTALMSADGAEDICDLAPHHPRLAALLPRHDVWHLTHNFAYAATAVRLARRAARKGARAPRLVGSVHTDVPLLASVYARYLAERWLPGTHRAVDDFLAERVETWLRRRRDRMLDSCARVLVPTPAGRAELAPAFGPHRVSLLRRGVDHERFRPDGTARAWLTGEYGVPTDRPLVLFAGRLDATKGVPLLAESVRLVRRRGRAVHLVMAGSGAEAAEVRRSLGPDVTLLGPLPQDRLARVYAGCDIFAFPSRTETCGNVVAEAMASGLAVVLPEHARTTQWLAAPGQDGVVVRRDDPRDWSDALCALVDRPWLLAAVRRRAAATAGQTHPSWDRVLTEDLLSVWLPRAPSGRRPAAWSDAIRAGPRTLTR, encoded by the coding sequence ATGACCTCGGTCGCGGTGCTGGTCGAGCTGCTGCGCACGGACACGGCAGGCGGCCACGTCAAGTGCTGGGAGCGCTTCGCGGAGAGCGCCGCCCGACTCCCGGAACCCGTAGTCGGCGGCCCGGACGGGCCGGGCCTTGATCTGACCGTCTACTTCCTCGGCGAGCCGGAGCGGGTCGAGACCCTCTCGCCGCGCGTACGACTCGTCATGCTGCCGCCGGTGCTCAGCACGACCGCGCTGATGTCCGCGGACGGCGCGGAGGACATCTGCGACCTCGCCCCCCACCACCCCCGCCTGGCCGCGCTGCTCCCGCGGCACGACGTCTGGCACCTGACGCACAACTTCGCCTACGCCGCCACCGCCGTCCGGCTCGCCCGGCGCGCGGCCCGCAAGGGTGCCCGGGCGCCGCGACTCGTGGGCTCCGTGCACACCGACGTGCCGTTGCTGGCCTCGGTCTACGCCCGCTACCTGGCCGAGCGGTGGCTGCCCGGCACGCACCGGGCCGTGGACGATTTCCTGGCGGAGCGGGTGGAGACCTGGCTGCGCCGACGGCGTGACCGGATGCTGGACAGCTGCGCACGGGTTCTCGTGCCCACTCCGGCCGGCCGCGCGGAACTGGCCCCGGCATTCGGCCCCCACCGGGTCTCCCTCCTCCGCCGCGGCGTCGACCACGAGCGCTTCCGGCCCGACGGCACGGCCCGGGCCTGGCTCACGGGGGAGTACGGCGTGCCGACGGACCGTCCGCTGGTGCTGTTCGCCGGCCGGCTGGACGCCACCAAGGGGGTGCCGTTGCTGGCGGAGAGCGTGCGCCTGGTGCGGCGGCGGGGGAGGGCGGTGCACCTCGTCATGGCCGGCTCCGGCGCGGAGGCGGCCGAGGTCCGACGGTCCCTCGGTCCGGACGTCACCCTGCTCGGTCCGCTCCCGCAGGACCGGCTGGCGCGGGTGTACGCGGGCTGCGACATCTTCGCCTTCCCGTCCCGCACGGAGACCTGCGGCAACGTCGTCGCCGAGGCGATGGCGAGCGGCCTGGCGGTCGTGCTGCCCGAGCACGCGCGCACCACGCAGTGGCTGGCCGCGCCGGGCCAGGACGGCGTCGTCGTACGACGTGACGACCCGCGGGACTGGTCGGATGCCCTGTGCGCGCTGGTCGACCGGCCGTGGCTGCTGGCGGCGGTGCGGCGCCGGGCGGCGGCCACGGCCGGGCAGACGCACCCGTCGTGGGACCGGGTGCTGACGGAGGACCTCCTGTCGGTCTGGCTCCCACGGGCCCCGTCGGGCCGGCGTCCCGCCGCGTGGTCCGACGCGATCCGCGCGGGGCCCCGGACGCTCACCCGGTGA
- the hpnR gene encoding hopanoid C-3 methylase HpnR — MRVLLVHPSALMYSEIFLRLEPLGLERVAGAARDAGHEVRVVDLQVLGRDRLRGEVASFRPEALGVSLNYLANIPEAIELAADVKRAVPGCFVFFGGHSVSFVAEDVLEQAKGAVDAVVRGEGEPVVAPLLEAVRDGGVDGVPGIVTPAGRGPAPLMLHSIDAPLPARDLMRSRRRYFIGELDPCASIEFTRGCPWDCSFCSAWTFYGRSYRKASPEAAAEDLARIREPNVFIVDDVAFIRPEHGNAIAAEVERRRIRKQYYLETRSDVLLRHPEVFERWARLGLRYMFLGMEAIDAEGLELYRKRVSPDENLRALETARKLGINVALNLIVDPAWDEERFRVVREFALSVPEIVHFTVMTPYPGTEIWHTESRRLTTRDYRLFDIQHAVVPTKLPLERFYEELVRTQAVINRKHLGLRNAFGAARILGRNLLHGQTNFARMLWKFNQVYNPRRQLADHSRPVRYELPLPQHIDVGDRRGLYVHTRGSTRAPSRADTD; from the coding sequence ATGCGTGTGCTGCTCGTCCACCCAAGCGCCCTGATGTACTCCGAGATCTTCCTGCGGCTCGAACCCCTCGGCCTGGAGCGGGTGGCGGGCGCCGCCCGTGACGCCGGCCACGAGGTCCGCGTCGTGGATCTCCAGGTGCTCGGCCGGGACCGGCTGCGCGGCGAGGTCGCGTCCTTCCGGCCGGAGGCGCTCGGCGTCTCGCTGAACTACCTGGCCAACATCCCGGAGGCGATCGAGCTGGCCGCGGACGTCAAGCGGGCCGTACCGGGCTGCTTCGTGTTCTTCGGCGGCCACAGTGTGTCCTTCGTGGCGGAGGATGTCCTGGAACAGGCGAAGGGCGCGGTGGACGCGGTGGTCCGCGGCGAGGGCGAGCCGGTGGTCGCCCCGTTGCTGGAGGCGGTCCGCGACGGAGGGGTGGACGGCGTCCCGGGGATCGTCACCCCGGCCGGCCGGGGCCCCGCGCCGCTCATGCTGCACAGCATCGACGCCCCACTCCCGGCGCGGGACCTGATGCGGAGCCGCCGCCGGTACTTCATCGGCGAGCTCGACCCGTGCGCCTCCATCGAGTTCACCCGCGGCTGTCCGTGGGACTGTTCGTTCTGCTCCGCGTGGACGTTCTACGGCCGCAGCTACCGCAAGGCGTCGCCCGAGGCGGCGGCCGAGGACCTGGCGCGGATCCGTGAGCCCAACGTGTTCATCGTCGACGACGTCGCCTTCATCCGGCCCGAGCACGGGAACGCGATCGCCGCCGAGGTGGAACGCCGCCGGATCCGCAAGCAGTACTACCTGGAGACACGCAGCGACGTGCTGCTGCGCCACCCCGAGGTCTTCGAACGGTGGGCGCGGCTGGGGCTGCGCTACATGTTCCTCGGGATGGAGGCCATCGACGCGGAGGGGCTGGAGCTGTACCGCAAGAGGGTCAGCCCCGACGAGAACCTCCGGGCGCTGGAGACGGCGCGCAAGCTGGGCATCAACGTCGCTCTCAACCTGATCGTGGACCCGGCCTGGGACGAGGAACGCTTCCGGGTGGTCCGGGAGTTCGCGCTGTCCGTACCGGAGATCGTCCACTTCACCGTGATGACGCCGTATCCCGGTACGGAGATCTGGCACACGGAGTCGCGTCGGCTCACCACGCGCGACTACCGCCTCTTCGACATCCAGCACGCGGTGGTCCCCACAAAGCTTCCCCTGGAGCGCTTCTACGAGGAACTCGTGCGCACCCAGGCGGTGATCAACCGCAAGCACCTGGGCCTGCGGAACGCGTTCGGCGCGGCGCGCATCCTCGGCCGCAACCTCCTGCACGGCCAGACCAACTTCGCCCGCATGCTGTGGAAGTTCAACCAGGTCTACAACCCGCGCCGCCAACTCGCCGACCACAGCCGCCCCGTCCGCTACGAACTCCCGCTCCCCCAGCACATCGACGTCGGGGACCGACGCGGGCTGTACGTACACACCCGGGGATCGACGCGGGCGCCGAGCCGGGCCGACACGGACTAG
- a CDS encoding Cmx/CmrA family chloramphenicol efflux MFS transporter, which produces MPFALFLLGVAVFAQGTSEFMLSGLVPDIARDLQVSVPAAGALTSAFAVGMVVGAPLMAGLARRWSRRGALLGFLLVFLGVHVVGAVTDSFGVLLATRVVGALANAGFLAVALVAAVGMVEPDAKGRATSMLLGGVTLACVVGVPAGALLGQFWGWRSAFWAVAVVSVPAVVAVARSVPGGAAESVRPSLRGELRSLRSPRLLVTLLLGALVNGATFCSFTYLAPLATNVTGLDGGWVPVVLALFGFGAFVGVRVGGRYADRRPVLVVGAGGLVLCAGWSGFALGAGEPVVALGLVPVLGALSFGVGSTLISQVLYAAPGAPTLAGGFATAAFNVGAAFGPWLGGTAIGAGGGYRSPLWVSAGLVALSLVMASGAAGVRRTRARKKRGADQGRTPASWSA; this is translated from the coding sequence ATGCCGTTCGCTTTGTTTCTGCTGGGCGTTGCCGTGTTCGCCCAGGGGACGTCCGAGTTCATGCTGTCCGGGCTGGTGCCGGACATCGCCCGGGACCTCCAGGTGTCCGTCCCTGCCGCGGGGGCGCTGACCTCCGCCTTTGCCGTGGGGATGGTGGTCGGGGCGCCCTTGATGGCGGGGCTTGCCCGGCGGTGGTCCCGGCGCGGGGCCTTGCTGGGGTTCCTCCTGGTCTTTCTCGGCGTTCATGTCGTCGGTGCGGTGACCGACAGTTTCGGGGTGCTGCTCGCCACGCGGGTCGTGGGGGCGCTCGCCAACGCCGGGTTCCTGGCGGTCGCCCTGGTGGCCGCCGTCGGGATGGTGGAGCCGGATGCCAAGGGGCGGGCCACGTCCATGCTGCTGGGCGGGGTCACGCTGGCGTGTGTCGTGGGGGTGCCCGCAGGGGCGCTGCTCGGGCAGTTCTGGGGCTGGCGTTCGGCGTTCTGGGCGGTGGCGGTCGTGTCCGTGCCCGCCGTGGTGGCGGTGGCGCGGTCGGTGCCGGGCGGGGCCGCCGAGTCGGTACGACCTTCGCTGCGGGGCGAGTTGCGGTCCCTGCGCAGCCCTCGGCTGCTGGTCACCCTGCTGCTCGGAGCGCTCGTGAACGGTGCCACCTTCTGCAGCTTCACCTACCTCGCGCCTCTCGCCACCAACGTCACGGGACTGGACGGCGGTTGGGTGCCGGTCGTCCTCGCGCTGTTCGGCTTCGGGGCGTTCGTCGGGGTCCGGGTCGGGGGACGGTACGCCGACCGGCGGCCCGTGCTGGTGGTGGGGGCGGGCGGCCTGGTGCTGTGCGCCGGATGGTCCGGTTTCGCGCTCGGCGCGGGAGAGCCGGTCGTGGCGCTCGGGCTCGTCCCCGTCCTCGGCGCCCTCTCCTTCGGCGTCGGATCCACCCTGATCTCCCAGGTCCTCTACGCGGCCCCCGGTGCTCCCACCCTGGCCGGCGGCTTCGCGACGGCTGCCTTCAATGTGGGCGCCGCGTTCGGACCCTGGCTCGGCGGTACGGCGATCGGCGCCGGGGGCGGCTACCGGTCGCCGCTGTGGGTCAGCGCGGGCCTGGTCGCCCTGTCCCTCGTCATGGCGAGCGGGGCGGCGGGCGTGCGGCGCACCCGTGCCCGGAAGAAAAGGGGCGCGGATCAGGGTCGTACTCCCGCATCATGGTCCGCATGA
- a CDS encoding YceI family protein, which translates to MSTNPDLTALTGDYTIDPAHSTLGFVARHAMVTNVKGKFLDFSGSLRLDGADPSASTASIDVKMESIDTGSPDRDGHLKSADFFKTDEFPTMTFRSTKAESLGGDDYRITGDLSILGVTKPIIIDLEFNGAAKDPFGNERVGFEGKAQILRSEFGLTWNAALETGGVLISDKIKLNFDISAIKNA; encoded by the coding sequence ATGAGCACGAACCCCGACCTCACCGCACTGACCGGCGACTACACGATCGACCCCGCCCATTCCACGCTCGGCTTCGTCGCGCGCCACGCCATGGTCACCAACGTCAAGGGCAAGTTCCTCGACTTCAGCGGCTCGCTGCGTCTGGACGGCGCCGACCCGAGCGCGTCCACGGCCTCCATCGACGTCAAGATGGAGAGCATCGACACCGGGTCCCCGGACCGCGACGGTCACCTCAAGAGCGCGGACTTCTTCAAGACGGACGAGTTCCCGACCATGACCTTCCGCTCCACCAAGGCGGAGTCCCTGGGCGGCGACGACTACCGCATCACCGGCGACCTGAGCATCCTCGGCGTCACCAAGCCGATCATCATCGACCTCGAGTTCAACGGCGCCGCGAAGGACCCCTTCGGCAACGAGCGCGTCGGCTTCGAGGGCAAGGCCCAGATCCTGCGCTCGGAGTTCGGCCTGACGTGGAACGCGGCGCTGGAGACGGGCGGTGTCCTGATCTCCGACAAGATCAAGCTGAACTTCGACATCTCGGCGATCAAGAACGCGTGA